A genomic region of Trifolium pratense cultivar HEN17-A07 linkage group LG3, ARS_RC_1.1, whole genome shotgun sequence contains the following coding sequences:
- the LOC123918918 gene encoding disease resistance protein RPM1-like isoform X1, giving the protein MAEIAVSFAIDKLLPLLTEEFNLLKGVHKEFADIKDELESIQAFLKDADRRAAAPNGDNNGEGVKTWVKQIREAAFQIEDIIDNYMMYAEQRHNFSHLFKTLKQRHKIASGIRDIKSLVRGIKERSERYGFQRSLDQGSSHSRGSQNVKLHPLREAALYIDEADVVGFEAPGKTLTDWMVNEREEHTVISVVGMGGQGKTTLVKKVFDNKDVIAHFDCRVWITVSQTYDVKEVLRDMLLKIYKQKDENPPQNINQMDQRSLTEELRNCLKTKRYVVVFDDVWSVNFWDHIKFALIDNKSGSKIFITTRNEEVLVSCKISSFTKVLHLQPLTQEQSLTLFNKRAFKFDYAGCCPEELVGIANEIVQKCKGLPLAIVAIGGLLSTKEKHVFEWQRFSENLSAELKKDTHLMGIKEVLALSYDDLPYYLKSCLLYFGMYPEDYQVNSNRVIRQWIGEGFVKEESGKTLEEVAEGYLTELIHRSLVQVSSIRTDGKAKGCRVHDLVREMILEKNEDLNFFKHISEDGHSSFSGRIHRLSITTISDDFVEHIGSSHVRSLLVIPDKESKTNFEFKIPKTFKLLRVLDCNSDSLMSFPENFGNFIHLKYLSLGFDEILKILKSIGMLRNLETLKIRSLTQLIELPKEISKLRKLRHLISKKLSLIQLEEGIGEMASLQTLHSVDLNTDGAAKIIKGLGKLNQMRDLRLVNVRREDGIILSSSINEMQHLERLYVEAIRSEDDYEVIDLDLISLPTKLRKLTLYGILQKLPEWIPKLQNLVDLFLDHSRLTEDSLKSLNCLQHLLSLTFPMHSYEGLFLHFEDGWFQKLKTLNVIYCIQLRLVIIDKGALPSLKMLKLGILWNLENIPIGIQHLEKLEVLRIFFVSDEFVKNISTEDWNSMQHVPLVDISDRNRISIPIPRS; this is encoded by the coding sequence atggCAGAAATAGCAGTGTCATTTGCTATTGACAAACTGCTTCCATTGTTAACAGAAGAATTCAATTTGCTCAAAGGTGTTCACAAGGAATTTGCAGACATTAAAGATGAACTCGAAAGCATCCAAGCCTTCCTTAAGGATGCTGATAGAAGAGCTGCTGCACCTAATGGAGACAACAATGGTGAAGGAGTCAAAACATGGGTCAAACAGATTAGGGAAGCAGCTTTTCAGATAGAAGACATCATTGATAACTATATGATGTATGCGGAACAACGCCACAATTTTTCTCACTTGTTCAAAACTTTGAAACAACGCCATAAAATAGCGTCTGGGATTCGAGACATTAAGTCATTGGTGCGTGGGATCAAGGAAAGAAGTGAAAGATATGGTTTCCAACGTTCTTTGGATCAAGGATCAAGCCATTCTAGAGGAAGCCAGAATGTCAAACTGCACCCCCTTCGAGAGGCTGCTCTTTACATTGACGAAGCTGACGTTGTAGGCTTTGAAGCTCCAGGAAAAACATTGACTGATTGGATGGTAAATGAAAGAGAAGAGCACACTGTCATCTCTGTGGTAGGAATGGGAGGGCAAGGTAAAACCACTCTAGTCAAGAAAGTTTTTGACAACAAGGATGTCATTGCACACTTTGATTGTCGTGTATGGATCACAGTGTCACAAACATATGATGTTAAAGAGGTGTTAAGGGACATGTTGCTAAAAATTTACAAACAAAAAGACGAGAATCCACCTCAGAATATTAATCAGATGGATCAAAGGTCATTGACTGAAGAACTGAGaaactgcttgaagacaaagaGGTACGTTGTGGTGTTTGATGATGTTTGGAGTGTAAATTTTTGGGATCATATTAAATTTGCTTTAATTGATAATAAAAGTGGAAGTAAGATATTTATAACAACAAGGAACGAGGAAGTTTTGGTGTCTTGTAAAATATCTTCTTTCACTAAAGTGCTTCATTTGCAACCTTTAACTCAAGAACAGTCTTTGACATTGTTTAATAAGAGGGCATTCAAATTTGACTATGCTGGATGTTGTCCAGAAGAGCTCGTTGGTATAGCTAATGAAATTGTTCAAAAATGTAAGGGCTTACCGCTAGCAATTGTTGCCATTGGTGGTCTTTTGTCTACAAAAGAGAAGCATGTTTTTGAGTGGCAGAGATTTAGTGAAAATTTAAGTGCAGAACTAAAGAAAGATACCCATTTAATGGGTATAAAAGAAGTTTTAGCCTTAAGTTACGATGATTTGCCTTACTATCTCAAGTCATGTTTGTTGTATTTTGGAATGTATCCAGAAGATTATCAAGTTAATTCAAATAGAGTGATTCGACAATGGATAGGTGAAGGGTTTGTGAAAGAGGAAAGTGGGAAGACTTTGGAAGAAGTTGCAGAAGGATATTTAACAGAGTTGATCCATAGAAGCTTGGTGCAAGTATCTTCAATAAGAACTGATGGAAAAGCTAAAGGTTGCCGTGTTCATGATCTAGTACGTGAAATGATCCTTGAAAAAAATGAggatttaaattttttcaagcATATTAGTGAAGATGGACATTCATCCTTTAGCGGAAGAATTCACCGTTTGTCAATAACAACCATTTCCGATGATTTCGTTGAGCATATTGGAAGCTCACATGTTCGATCACTGCTTGTTATCCCAGATAAAGaatcaaaaacaaattttgagtttaaaatccctaaaactTTCAAGTTGTTGAGGGTTCTTGATTGTAACTCCGATTCATTGATGAGCTTTCCTGAGAATTTCGGAAATTTTATCCACTTGAAGTATTTAAGCTTGGGGTTTGATGAGATATTGAAAATCTTAAAATCTATTGGCATGCTTCGTAACCTGGAGACCTTGAAAATACGGAGTTTAACACAACTTATTGAGTTGCCCAAAGAGATTAGTAAACTTAGAAAGCTAAGACATCTTATCAGCAAGAAACTGTCTTTGATTCAATTAGAGGAAGGTATTGGAGAGATGGCATCCCTACAAACGCtacatagtgttgatttaaatACTGATGGAGCAGCAAAGATAATTAAAGGGTTAGGAAAGCTGAATCAGATGAGGGATTTGAGGTTGGTTAATGTTCGTAGAGAAGATGGAATCATTCTATCTTCGTCAATCAATGAAATGCAACACTTGGAAAGGCTATATGTTGAAGCAATTAGAAGTGAAGATGATTATGAAGTCattgatttggatttgatttCATTGCCAACTAAGCTTCGAAAACTAACACTATATGGGATTCTACAGAAGTTGCCTGAATGGATTCCAAAGCTTCAAAATCTTGTTGATTTGTTTTTGGACCACTCTCGTTTAACTGAAGATTCATTGAAATCACTAAATTGTTTGCAACACTTGTTGTCCCTCACTTTTCCGATGCATTCTTATGAAGGTTTGTTTTTGCATTTTGAAGATGGATGGTTTCAAAAACTAAAGACACTGAATGTTATATATTGCATACAATTGAGATTAGTTATTATTGACAAAGGAGCACTGCCTTCTCTGAAAATGCTGAAGTTAGGCATTCTCTGGAATCTGGAGAATATACCCATTGGCATCCAACACTTGGAGAAGCTTGAAGTTCTCCGTATTTTTTTTGTATCAGATGAATTTGTGAAGAACATTTCTACTGAGGATTGGAATTCGATGCAGCATGTACCCCTTGTAGACATTTCTGACCGTAATAGAATTTCTATTCCAATCCCAAGGAGTTAA
- the LOC123918918 gene encoding disease resistance protein RPM1-like isoform X2: MAEIAVSFAIDKLLPLLTEEFNLLKGVHKEFADIKDELESIQAFLKDADRRAAAPNGDNNGEGVKTWVKQIREAAFQIEDIIDNYMMYAEQRHNFSHLFKTLKQRHKIASGIRDIKSLVRGIKERSERYGFQRSLDQGSSHSRGSQNVKLHPLREAALYIDEADVVGFEAPGKTLTDWMVNEREEHTVISVVGMGGQGKTTLVKKVFDNKDVIAHFDCRVWITVSQTYDVKEVLRDMLLKIYKQKDENPPQNINQMDQRSLTEELRNCLKTKRYVVVFDDVWSVNFWDHIKFALIDNKSGSKIFITTRNEEVLVSCKISSFTKVLHLQPLTQEQSLTLFNKRAFKFDYAGCCPEELVGIANEIVQKCKGLPLAIVAIGGLLSTKEKHVFEWQRFSENLSAELKKDTHLMGIKEVLALSYDDLPYYLKSCLLYFGMYPEDYQVNSNRVIRQWIGEGFVKEESGKTLEEVAEGYLTELIHRSLVQVSSIRTDGKAKGCRVHDLVREMILEKNEDLNFFKHISEDGHSSFSGRIHRLSITTISDDFVEHIGSSHVRSLLVIPDKESKTNFEFKIPKTFKLLRVLDCNSDSLMSFPENFGNFIHLKYLSLGFDEILKILKSIGMLRNLETLKIRSLTQLIELPKEISKLRKLRHLISKKLSLIQLEEGIGEMASLQTLHSVDLNTDGAAKIIKGLGKLNQMRDLRLVNVRREDGIILSSSINEMQHLERLYVEAIRSEDDYEVIDLDLISLPTKLRKLTLYGILQKLPEWIPKLQNLVDLFLDHSRLTEDSLKSLNCLQHLLSLTFPMHSYEGLFLHFEDGWFQKLKTLNVIYCIQLRLVIIDKGALPSLKMLKLGILWNLENIPIGIQHLEKLEVLRIFFVSDEFVKNISTEDWNSMQHVPLVDISDRNRISN, encoded by the exons atggCAGAAATAGCAGTGTCATTTGCTATTGACAAACTGCTTCCATTGTTAACAGAAGAATTCAATTTGCTCAAAGGTGTTCACAAGGAATTTGCAGACATTAAAGATGAACTCGAAAGCATCCAAGCCTTCCTTAAGGATGCTGATAGAAGAGCTGCTGCACCTAATGGAGACAACAATGGTGAAGGAGTCAAAACATGGGTCAAACAGATTAGGGAAGCAGCTTTTCAGATAGAAGACATCATTGATAACTATATGATGTATGCGGAACAACGCCACAATTTTTCTCACTTGTTCAAAACTTTGAAACAACGCCATAAAATAGCGTCTGGGATTCGAGACATTAAGTCATTGGTGCGTGGGATCAAGGAAAGAAGTGAAAGATATGGTTTCCAACGTTCTTTGGATCAAGGATCAAGCCATTCTAGAGGAAGCCAGAATGTCAAACTGCACCCCCTTCGAGAGGCTGCTCTTTACATTGACGAAGCTGACGTTGTAGGCTTTGAAGCTCCAGGAAAAACATTGACTGATTGGATGGTAAATGAAAGAGAAGAGCACACTGTCATCTCTGTGGTAGGAATGGGAGGGCAAGGTAAAACCACTCTAGTCAAGAAAGTTTTTGACAACAAGGATGTCATTGCACACTTTGATTGTCGTGTATGGATCACAGTGTCACAAACATATGATGTTAAAGAGGTGTTAAGGGACATGTTGCTAAAAATTTACAAACAAAAAGACGAGAATCCACCTCAGAATATTAATCAGATGGATCAAAGGTCATTGACTGAAGAACTGAGaaactgcttgaagacaaagaGGTACGTTGTGGTGTTTGATGATGTTTGGAGTGTAAATTTTTGGGATCATATTAAATTTGCTTTAATTGATAATAAAAGTGGAAGTAAGATATTTATAACAACAAGGAACGAGGAAGTTTTGGTGTCTTGTAAAATATCTTCTTTCACTAAAGTGCTTCATTTGCAACCTTTAACTCAAGAACAGTCTTTGACATTGTTTAATAAGAGGGCATTCAAATTTGACTATGCTGGATGTTGTCCAGAAGAGCTCGTTGGTATAGCTAATGAAATTGTTCAAAAATGTAAGGGCTTACCGCTAGCAATTGTTGCCATTGGTGGTCTTTTGTCTACAAAAGAGAAGCATGTTTTTGAGTGGCAGAGATTTAGTGAAAATTTAAGTGCAGAACTAAAGAAAGATACCCATTTAATGGGTATAAAAGAAGTTTTAGCCTTAAGTTACGATGATTTGCCTTACTATCTCAAGTCATGTTTGTTGTATTTTGGAATGTATCCAGAAGATTATCAAGTTAATTCAAATAGAGTGATTCGACAATGGATAGGTGAAGGGTTTGTGAAAGAGGAAAGTGGGAAGACTTTGGAAGAAGTTGCAGAAGGATATTTAACAGAGTTGATCCATAGAAGCTTGGTGCAAGTATCTTCAATAAGAACTGATGGAAAAGCTAAAGGTTGCCGTGTTCATGATCTAGTACGTGAAATGATCCTTGAAAAAAATGAggatttaaattttttcaagcATATTAGTGAAGATGGACATTCATCCTTTAGCGGAAGAATTCACCGTTTGTCAATAACAACCATTTCCGATGATTTCGTTGAGCATATTGGAAGCTCACATGTTCGATCACTGCTTGTTATCCCAGATAAAGaatcaaaaacaaattttgagtttaaaatccctaaaactTTCAAGTTGTTGAGGGTTCTTGATTGTAACTCCGATTCATTGATGAGCTTTCCTGAGAATTTCGGAAATTTTATCCACTTGAAGTATTTAAGCTTGGGGTTTGATGAGATATTGAAAATCTTAAAATCTATTGGCATGCTTCGTAACCTGGAGACCTTGAAAATACGGAGTTTAACACAACTTATTGAGTTGCCCAAAGAGATTAGTAAACTTAGAAAGCTAAGACATCTTATCAGCAAGAAACTGTCTTTGATTCAATTAGAGGAAGGTATTGGAGAGATGGCATCCCTACAAACGCtacatagtgttgatttaaatACTGATGGAGCAGCAAAGATAATTAAAGGGTTAGGAAAGCTGAATCAGATGAGGGATTTGAGGTTGGTTAATGTTCGTAGAGAAGATGGAATCATTCTATCTTCGTCAATCAATGAAATGCAACACTTGGAAAGGCTATATGTTGAAGCAATTAGAAGTGAAGATGATTATGAAGTCattgatttggatttgatttCATTGCCAACTAAGCTTCGAAAACTAACACTATATGGGATTCTACAGAAGTTGCCTGAATGGATTCCAAAGCTTCAAAATCTTGTTGATTTGTTTTTGGACCACTCTCGTTTAACTGAAGATTCATTGAAATCACTAAATTGTTTGCAACACTTGTTGTCCCTCACTTTTCCGATGCATTCTTATGAAGGTTTGTTTTTGCATTTTGAAGATGGATGGTTTCAAAAACTAAAGACACTGAATGTTATATATTGCATACAATTGAGATTAGTTATTATTGACAAAGGAGCACTGCCTTCTCTGAAAATGCTGAAGTTAGGCATTCTCTGGAATCTGGAGAATATACCCATTGGCATCCAACACTTGGAGAAGCTTGAAGTTCTCCGTATTTTTTTTGTATCAGATGAATTTGTGAAGAACATTTCTACTGAGGATTGGAATTCGATGCAGCATGTACCCCTTGTAGACATTTCTGACCGTAATAGAAT TTCTAATTAA
- the LOC123918918 gene encoding disease resistance protein RPM1-like isoform X3: MAEIAVSFAIDKLLPLLTEEFNLLKGVHKEFADIKDELESIQAFLKDADRRAAAPNGDNNGEGVKTWVKQIREAAFQIEDIIDNYMMYAEQRHNFSHLFKTLKQRHKIASGIRDIKSLVRGIKERSERYGFQRSLDQGSSHSRGSQNVKLHPLREAALYIDEADVVGFEAPGKTLTDWMVNEREEHTVISVVGMGGQGKTTLVKKVFDNKDVIAHFDCRVWITVSQTYDVKEVLRDMLLKIYKQKDENPPQNINQMDQRSLTEELRNCLKTKRYVVVFDDVWSVNFWDHIKFALIDNKSGSKIFITTRNEEVLVSCKISSFTKVLHLQPLTQEQSLTLFNKRAFKFDYAGCCPEELVGIANEIVQKCKGLPLAIVAIGGLLSTKEKHVFEWQRFSENLSAELKKDTHLMGIKEVLALSYDDLPYYLKSCLLYFGMYPEDYQVNSNRVIRQWIGEGFVKEESGKTLEEVAEGYLTELIHRSLVQVSSIRTDGKAKGCRVHDLVREMILEKNEDLNFFKHISEDGHSSFSGRIHRLSITTISDDFVEHIGSSHVRSLLVIPDKESKTNFEFKIPKTFKLLRVLDCNSDSLMSFPENFGNFIHLKYLSLGFDEILKILKSIGMLRNLETLKIRSLTQLIELPKEISKLRKLRHLISKKLSLIQLEEGIGEMASLQTLHSVDLNTDGAAKIIKGLGKLNQMRDLRLVNVRREDGIILSSSINEMQHLERLYVEAIRSEDDYEVIDLDLISLPTKLRKLTLYGILQKLPEWIPKLQNLVDLFLDHSRLTEDSLKSLNCLQHLLSLTFPMHSYEGLFLHFEDGWFQKLKTLNVIYCIQLRLVIIDKGALPSLKMLKLGILWNLENIPIGIQHLEKLEVLRIFFVSDEFVKNISTEDWNSMQHVPLVDISDRNRISN; encoded by the exons atggCAGAAATAGCAGTGTCATTTGCTATTGACAAACTGCTTCCATTGTTAACAGAAGAATTCAATTTGCTCAAAGGTGTTCACAAGGAATTTGCAGACATTAAAGATGAACTCGAAAGCATCCAAGCCTTCCTTAAGGATGCTGATAGAAGAGCTGCTGCACCTAATGGAGACAACAATGGTGAAGGAGTCAAAACATGGGTCAAACAGATTAGGGAAGCAGCTTTTCAGATAGAAGACATCATTGATAACTATATGATGTATGCGGAACAACGCCACAATTTTTCTCACTTGTTCAAAACTTTGAAACAACGCCATAAAATAGCGTCTGGGATTCGAGACATTAAGTCATTGGTGCGTGGGATCAAGGAAAGAAGTGAAAGATATGGTTTCCAACGTTCTTTGGATCAAGGATCAAGCCATTCTAGAGGAAGCCAGAATGTCAAACTGCACCCCCTTCGAGAGGCTGCTCTTTACATTGACGAAGCTGACGTTGTAGGCTTTGAAGCTCCAGGAAAAACATTGACTGATTGGATGGTAAATGAAAGAGAAGAGCACACTGTCATCTCTGTGGTAGGAATGGGAGGGCAAGGTAAAACCACTCTAGTCAAGAAAGTTTTTGACAACAAGGATGTCATTGCACACTTTGATTGTCGTGTATGGATCACAGTGTCACAAACATATGATGTTAAAGAGGTGTTAAGGGACATGTTGCTAAAAATTTACAAACAAAAAGACGAGAATCCACCTCAGAATATTAATCAGATGGATCAAAGGTCATTGACTGAAGAACTGAGaaactgcttgaagacaaagaGGTACGTTGTGGTGTTTGATGATGTTTGGAGTGTAAATTTTTGGGATCATATTAAATTTGCTTTAATTGATAATAAAAGTGGAAGTAAGATATTTATAACAACAAGGAACGAGGAAGTTTTGGTGTCTTGTAAAATATCTTCTTTCACTAAAGTGCTTCATTTGCAACCTTTAACTCAAGAACAGTCTTTGACATTGTTTAATAAGAGGGCATTCAAATTTGACTATGCTGGATGTTGTCCAGAAGAGCTCGTTGGTATAGCTAATGAAATTGTTCAAAAATGTAAGGGCTTACCGCTAGCAATTGTTGCCATTGGTGGTCTTTTGTCTACAAAAGAGAAGCATGTTTTTGAGTGGCAGAGATTTAGTGAAAATTTAAGTGCAGAACTAAAGAAAGATACCCATTTAATGGGTATAAAAGAAGTTTTAGCCTTAAGTTACGATGATTTGCCTTACTATCTCAAGTCATGTTTGTTGTATTTTGGAATGTATCCAGAAGATTATCAAGTTAATTCAAATAGAGTGATTCGACAATGGATAGGTGAAGGGTTTGTGAAAGAGGAAAGTGGGAAGACTTTGGAAGAAGTTGCAGAAGGATATTTAACAGAGTTGATCCATAGAAGCTTGGTGCAAGTATCTTCAATAAGAACTGATGGAAAAGCTAAAGGTTGCCGTGTTCATGATCTAGTACGTGAAATGATCCTTGAAAAAAATGAggatttaaattttttcaagcATATTAGTGAAGATGGACATTCATCCTTTAGCGGAAGAATTCACCGTTTGTCAATAACAACCATTTCCGATGATTTCGTTGAGCATATTGGAAGCTCACATGTTCGATCACTGCTTGTTATCCCAGATAAAGaatcaaaaacaaattttgagtttaaaatccctaaaactTTCAAGTTGTTGAGGGTTCTTGATTGTAACTCCGATTCATTGATGAGCTTTCCTGAGAATTTCGGAAATTTTATCCACTTGAAGTATTTAAGCTTGGGGTTTGATGAGATATTGAAAATCTTAAAATCTATTGGCATGCTTCGTAACCTGGAGACCTTGAAAATACGGAGTTTAACACAACTTATTGAGTTGCCCAAAGAGATTAGTAAACTTAGAAAGCTAAGACATCTTATCAGCAAGAAACTGTCTTTGATTCAATTAGAGGAAGGTATTGGAGAGATGGCATCCCTACAAACGCtacatagtgttgatttaaatACTGATGGAGCAGCAAAGATAATTAAAGGGTTAGGAAAGCTGAATCAGATGAGGGATTTGAGGTTGGTTAATGTTCGTAGAGAAGATGGAATCATTCTATCTTCGTCAATCAATGAAATGCAACACTTGGAAAGGCTATATGTTGAAGCAATTAGAAGTGAAGATGATTATGAAGTCattgatttggatttgatttCATTGCCAACTAAGCTTCGAAAACTAACACTATATGGGATTCTACAGAAGTTGCCTGAATGGATTCCAAAGCTTCAAAATCTTGTTGATTTGTTTTTGGACCACTCTCGTTTAACTGAAGATTCATTGAAATCACTAAATTGTTTGCAACACTTGTTGTCCCTCACTTTTCCGATGCATTCTTATGAAGGTTTGTTTTTGCATTTTGAAGATGGATGGTTTCAAAAACTAAAGACACTGAATGTTATATATTGCATACAATTGAGATTAGTTATTATTGACAAAGGAGCACTGCCTTCTCTGAAAATGCTGAAGTTAGGCATTCTCTGGAATCTGGAGAATATACCCATTGGCATCCAACACTTGGAGAAGCTTGAAGTTCTCCGTATTTTTTTTGTATCAGATGAATTTGTGAAGAACATTTCTACTGAGGATTGGAATTCGATGCAGCATGTACCCCTTGTAGACATTTCTGACCGTAATAGAATTTCTA ATTAA